In the Candidatus Cloacimonadota bacterium genome, one interval contains:
- the lpxB gene encoding lipid-A-disaccharide synthase, whose product MIKKIFWIAGEKSGDLHASIVLQKLKDLKPDWVNFGIGGPHMQEFGFKPLFPFERFSVMGFSEILKHILFFWKVEKKIKNIFRQNSPDLIILVDYPGLNMRIAKMAESFQIPVLYFISPQFWAWKYKRIFKLKKFTDQIAYILPFEKKYFAKHEVNSVYVGHPIAEEIEINLNKIDFAKKYKLNSNKKWLGFLPGSRDNEIKKMLPEYLKAMTEFNPETHEFLLSRASSVNDDVFKSFLKEAKTQPKIIESDRYEMIKHSDFMVVTSGTATIETAFLGTPFLIAYRTSKLSYELGKRFIKIDRIGLPNIVLDKDLIPELIQNEVNGVNIAANIKRFLESEIEYEEMKNELKEIHDLLQKKTASTEVAKIVTELIDE is encoded by the coding sequence ATGATAAAAAAGATCTTCTGGATCGCTGGAGAAAAATCGGGTGATCTGCATGCTTCGATAGTTTTGCAGAAATTAAAGGATCTGAAACCTGATTGGGTAAACTTCGGAATTGGCGGGCCTCACATGCAGGAATTTGGCTTTAAACCGCTTTTTCCATTTGAACGTTTTTCCGTGATGGGTTTTAGTGAGATTTTAAAACACATATTATTCTTCTGGAAAGTGGAAAAGAAGATCAAAAACATTTTTCGTCAAAATTCACCTGATTTAATTATTTTGGTTGATTATCCCGGACTGAACATGAGAATTGCCAAAATGGCAGAAAGCTTTCAGATACCAGTTCTTTATTTCATTTCTCCACAATTCTGGGCCTGGAAATATAAACGGATCTTTAAACTTAAGAAATTTACCGATCAGATAGCTTACATTCTTCCTTTCGAGAAAAAATATTTCGCTAAGCATGAAGTCAATTCCGTTTATGTTGGTCATCCGATTGCTGAAGAAATTGAAATTAATTTGAACAAAATTGATTTTGCAAAAAAATACAAATTGAATTCCAACAAGAAATGGCTGGGATTTTTACCCGGCAGTAGAGATAACGAAATAAAAAAGATGCTGCCTGAATATTTAAAAGCAATGACAGAATTCAATCCTGAAACACATGAATTTCTGCTTTCCAGAGCCAGTTCTGTGAATGATGATGTTTTCAAGAGCTTTTTGAAGGAAGCAAAAACTCAACCTAAAATAATCGAATCTGACCGTTATGAAATGATCAAACATTCAGATTTCATGGTGGTAACTTCCGGTACAGCTACTATCGAAACTGCATTTCTGGGAACGCCGTTTTTGATAGCCTATAGAACCAGTAAACTCTCTTATGAGCTGGGAAAAAGATTTATCAAGATCGACAGAATTGGTCTTCCCAATATTGTTCTGGATAAAGATCTGATTCCGGAATTGATTCAGAATGAAGTAAATGGCGTGAACATCGCAGCGAATATAAAAAGATTTCTGGAATCTGAAATCGAATATGAAGAGATGA